The window TCGAGAGGAAGTACCTGACTGCAAGGCTTAGTGGCTTGTTCATTGGATTACTCGATCGAGAAGGTCATGGGGGAGAACTGCCTCCTTACGCATGATGTGGTGTACTGCACGGGTGTGTCGTGGGGGGGAAGCAggcagtgaagaaaaaaaaaaaaaaaaaaaaaaaaaagaaaaatactcTTGTGCGTTTGTCCCTTCTCTACCATTACACATAGAATATGGCGTCGCGATCGAAGGATGGCTTACCTCCAggatggagagaaaaatggCCTGACTTGGGAAAGACTTGGGGTCTGCACAGAGGGAATGAACTTATTTCATGTTCGTAGCTCCTCCATGGAGGGGAGTACCGTTGTGGCTAGAGGGTAATTCATCGCGGTAACCCTTCTGTTTTGTTCACTCATCAACTccccattatttttttttttttttttttttttttttctgtttactTGGCTTCCAGAGGATCTCCCCGTGGGTTCCCCATGTAACGCCCTTTGTGCGATACAACCAACCTGACATGTAATGCCTGATCACTTGGGGGCATATCCACTTGGCTGGAAggttggaaaaataaataagcacGTTCTGTCGGTATCCCAGGAAGAAGGTTCCGGCGGGTTTCCTTCTTGGGGGTTTTATTTCCGTTGTGCTTCTCACCCGGAGGGCGTTTTCGCGGGTCGTCTCGTTTATCTGAGGTGGGGAGGGGGCGTTGAAGTATAAACGGGCAGAAGTAGTGCAGGATCGCTCCTTCTACAACTCCTTCTACAACTCCTTGTACCGCCCCTTGTACCGCTCCTTGTACCGCGCCTTGAACGGTACGAGCTCACGCACCAAACAGAGATACGAGTGGTAGATGGCCAAACAAAAAATCATCGTAAATAGGAAAAACAGAACGAGGAAGAGAACCACAAGCCAGGCGAAGAAACACCTGCGAAAGGGGGAAGTGGTGAAGTGGCTAAGCGGCAAGTGTGGAGGAacggaaaacaaaatggcacATCTAAATGGATTTGGCAAATTGTAATTTTAGCTCTCCATGGGAGTAGGTCCCTACAGAGAGACAACACCCCAGGTGCTGATCCCATCTACTCGTCAGCCACCCCGTGTAGGTCCTTCTGTGGGGAGCTCTCATCAGACGAACCCATTTTCTCCAAAGAACATTCTTAAAATGACATGGGAGAGTAATTTGAGTGCGTGAAAAACGGTTATGGCTTCAAGGAGGAGGTACACTAAATAAGATGCTCTGTTGTTTTCTGCAACACAATTATTGATCCAAGGACAGTGGTGGTCGAATGTGCGTACGCACCTGTTGCAAGCGTTGCAGTGCTTACTTCGCAAAATCTGTCCAGGGGATATGAGAGGGTTATAAGGAAGAGGGTTCATTTGATATGTGGGTAGAACAGACTGTACTCGTAGCGGTACatgggtgtgtgtgtgggggggagaGTACCCACAGGAGGGGCACTCTAAGGAATCGCACTTAGAGTATCCACCGTAGGGGTTGTCACCGTAGGGGTTGTCACCGTAGGGGTTGCCACCCTCCGCATACCTGCACAACGCCGCACACATAGCAGTAAGAGAGTGGGGTACCATACTGGTACATCTCACCACCACGCACGCGAAAGATGCTAGACGTTTTCATTTTAGCATGTACAGAGCATGTGATTGGCATCTGTTTAAGTGAATCCCCTATCGTTTCTTTCatgtaattttcttcttcatgatTCTCTCTGTTGTGCCATCCCACGTTGTGTAATTGTGTGATAAGTAGGGGTTTATATTTGGATGGACAATTCTCATTCACTCTGGTTCTCATCCCAAGGGAACCAATAAAACGGAGATTATGAGAAAGGAGGATTCTCAGTGTGGGGTGAACTCTTCGTCCACCTTGGGGATAAAACTTCTCCTGAAATTTAACTCCCTCTCTAAAGTTTTCTTGACATGCGTACTTCGTTTGGTTTGCGGAGAGGAGATGCTCCTCATGGGTTGGGTCTGAGTGGTTGCGATAGACGTATCGCATGGTGGTAGCAtccttttgttctttacatatttttctctctgtAATGGCTGTGTTGCGGTTCCTGTGGTGGATAATGGTTAAGCTGTCCATCTCGCCTGCATTGGGGATGAAACATGAATGCAAGTTACTCTTAAACGATACGgtggtaatatatatatatatatatatatatatatatatatatatatatatatatatgcactcaGACATATGAGGTAGGGACAGAAGACAAAGAACCTATTCATTCGATAGCGTGTCTTCCCTCATTGATGTATCTCCCTCCCTTTTCTCTAACCATTTGTACTGACTGTCTCAGAAGACAAGGAATCAGATGATGTTATCTCATCATGTGTGATGGAAAAATCTCTTGGTACATCTTTCCGGTTGTACTGTTCTCCGGTGCGTTCACTTAAGGTCGCTTTGAATGCACCTCGCTCATCATTGGGTAGGTATTCTAGGGGGCAAGAGTTGAGGTAACCTCTGCGAAGGGGGGTAGAAGGATCATCGTTTTGATAAGCATGCTAAGGAGGAGAGGGGGGTATTTAACATGTACTTTACACGACACCGTTTTGAGGTGGATTGGTTAGGTAGTTGGATGCTCTTAGTTCGGCTTGATTCGTACGGGTCGCTCAAGGAAGAGATGGCATAGAGCAAGAAGGATGCTGagtagaggaggaagaagaaggagcttCTTCTATCGTCCAGAAGTTGTTCCGTGCATATCAAATAAGTCAGGGTGCCTAGGACGGCCAGTTTAATGGATACGACCACAAATGGCAGGG is drawn from Plasmodium knowlesi strain H genome assembly, chromosome: 7 and contains these coding sequences:
- a CDS encoding palmitoyltransferase DHHC6, putative, which codes for MKNPLPFVVVSIKLAVLGTLTYLICTEQLLDDRRSSFFFLLYSASFLLYAISSLSDPGYLNSCPLEYLPNDERGAFKATLSERTGEQYNRKDVPRDFSITHDEITSSDSLSSETVSTNGEMDSLTIIHHRNRNTAITERKICKEQKDATTMRYVYRNHSDPTHEEHLLSANQTKYACQENFREGVKFQEKFYPQGGRRVHPTLRILLSHNLRFIGSLGMRTRVNENCPSKYKPLLITQLHNVGWHNRENHEEENYMKETIGDSLKQMPITCSVHAKMKTSSIFRVRGGEMYQYGTPLSYCYVCGVVQILRSKHCNACNRCVRTFDHHCPWINNCVAENNRASYLVYLLLEAITVFHALKLLSHVILRMFFGENGCFFAWLVVLFLVLFFLFTMIFCLAIYHSYLCLINETTRENALRVRSTTEIKPPRRKPAGTFFLGYRQNVLIYFSNLPAKWICPQVIRHYMSGWLYRTKGVTWGTHGEILWKPNPKSFPSQAIFLSILEYTTSCVRRQFSPMTFSIE